The Roseococcus microcysteis genome contains a region encoding:
- a CDS encoding DUF952 domain-containing protein, with the protein MERFIYTLIRGDDWRAAQALGEYRGSADDRRDGFLHFSTAAQLRATAAKHRAGEADLWMIEAECAPLGEALRWEPASGSSRPGLFPHLYAALPLSAVRRAVHVPLGADGVHAFPEDVP; encoded by the coding sequence ATGGAACGCTTCATCTACACCCTCATCCGCGGCGACGACTGGCGCGCGGCGCAGGCCCTGGGCGAATACCGCGGCAGCGCCGATGACCGCCGCGACGGCTTTCTGCATTTCTCCACAGCGGCGCAGTTGCGTGCCACCGCCGCCAAGCACCGCGCCGGCGAGGCGGATCTCTGGATGATCGAGGCTGAATGCGCGCCCCTGGGCGAGGCGCTGCGCTGGGAGCCGGCCTCGGGCAGCTCCCGCCCCGGCCTGTTCCCGCATCTCTATGCCGCCCTGCCGCTGTCCGCCGTGCGGCGCGCGGTGCACGTGCCGTTGGGCGCGGACGGTGTTCACGCCTTCCCGGAAGATGTGCCCTGA
- a CDS encoding TIGR01459 family HAD-type hydrolase produces MTIKIYEGLEPLADRYDGYVFDLWGVVHDGRALYPGVPECLAMLRQRGKRIVFLTNAPRRAWFIQGMLDKMGLERGLYDGIISSGEVSWRWLKERPEGWFRKFGPRGFHIGPERDLSVAEDGAAELVATPEEADFLLNTGPDPDRGSHSVEAYRPALERCFAAKLPMVCVNPDRAVMVGTDKLICAGALADIYLGWGGDVFEVGKPDPAVYGPVMEALEMTDRARVLAVGDTPHTDLAGAAAAGMDSLWAMTGLTANAHGDDPSPEVLARVAEEEGVRPLGALRSLRW; encoded by the coding sequence GTGACGATCAAGATCTACGAAGGCCTGGAACCCCTGGCCGACCGCTATGACGGCTATGTCTTCGACCTATGGGGCGTGGTGCATGACGGGCGCGCGCTGTATCCCGGCGTGCCGGAATGCCTGGCCATGCTGCGGCAGCGCGGCAAGCGCATCGTCTTCCTGACCAACGCCCCGCGCCGCGCCTGGTTCATCCAGGGCATGCTGGACAAGATGGGGCTGGAGCGGGGGCTCTATGACGGCATCATCTCCTCGGGCGAGGTCTCCTGGCGCTGGCTGAAGGAACGCCCTGAGGGCTGGTTCCGCAAGTTCGGCCCGCGCGGCTTCCACATCGGGCCGGAGCGCGACCTCTCGGTGGCCGAGGACGGCGCGGCCGAGCTGGTCGCGACACCCGAGGAAGCCGATTTCCTGCTGAACACCGGCCCCGACCCCGATCGCGGCTCGCACTCGGTCGAGGCCTATCGCCCCGCCCTGGAACGCTGCTTCGCGGCCAAGCTGCCCATGGTCTGCGTGAACCCCGACCGCGCGGTGATGGTGGGCACGGACAAGCTGATCTGCGCGGGCGCGCTGGCCGACATCTACCTGGGCTGGGGCGGCGATGTCTTCGAAGTGGGCAAGCCCGACCCCGCCGTCTACGGCCCCGTCATGGAGGCGCTGGAGATGACCGACCGCGCCCGCGTGCTGGCGGTGGGCGACACGCCGCACACCGACCTGGCCGGCGCCGCCGCGGCGGGGATGGACAGCCTCTGGGCCATGACGGGCCTCACGGCCAATGCCCATGGCGATGACCCCTCGCCGGAGGTCCTGGCGCGCGTGGCCGAGGAAGAGGGCGTGCGCCCGTTGGGGGCGCTGCGCAGCCTGCGCTGGTAG
- a CDS encoding peroxiredoxin — MTIKVGDSIPSAKLMMASAEGPKEVTTEELFGGKTVVLFGVPGAFTPTCSAKHLPGFVTNIAAIKGKGVDTVACMAVNDVFVMGAWGKDQGVGENVTMLADGSAAFTKAMGLEFDLTARGLGVRAQRFVLVAKNGVVTHVAVEAPGAFEVSSAEAVLAAL; from the coding sequence ATGACGATCAAGGTCGGTGACAGCATCCCCTCGGCCAAGCTGATGATGGCGAGCGCCGAAGGCCCCAAGGAAGTGACCACTGAGGAGCTCTTCGGCGGCAAGACCGTGGTCCTGTTCGGCGTGCCGGGTGCCTTCACCCCCACCTGCTCGGCCAAGCATCTCCCGGGCTTCGTGACCAACATCGCCGCCATCAAGGGCAAGGGCGTGGACACCGTGGCCTGCATGGCGGTGAACGACGTCTTCGTCATGGGCGCCTGGGGCAAGGACCAGGGCGTGGGCGAGAACGTGACCATGCTGGCCGATGGCAGCGCCGCCTTCACCAAGGCGATGGGCCTCGAATTCGACCTGACGGCCCGCGGCCTGGGCGTTCGCGCACAGCGCTTCGTGCTGGTGGCGAAGAACGGCGTGGTGACGCATGTGGCCGTGGAGGCGCCGGGCGCCTTCGAGGTCAGCAGCGCCGAGGCGGTTCTCGCCGCGCTCTGA
- a CDS encoding CBS domain-containing protein encodes MKTRTMAEMVRHQDPLAMPPGATVQEACIAMHRRRVGAVLVVEHGKLAGIFTGRDAVLCLAREMDPARTALGQVMTKAPTTLRAQDRAIEALRLMNDGGFRHLPVVEEGRVLGIVSRYDFRTEEHGRMDEETGYFEVIR; translated from the coding sequence ATGAAGACGCGCACCATGGCGGAGATGGTCCGCCACCAGGACCCGCTGGCCATGCCACCGGGCGCCACCGTGCAGGAAGCCTGCATCGCCATGCACCGCCGCCGCGTGGGGGCGGTGCTGGTGGTGGAGCATGGCAAGCTGGCCGGCATCTTCACGGGGCGTGACGCCGTGCTCTGCCTGGCGCGCGAGATGGACCCGGCCCGCACCGCGCTCGGCCAGGTGATGACCAAGGCGCCCACCACGCTCCGCGCGCAGGACCGCGCCATCGAGGCGCTGCGCCTGATGAATGATGGCGGCTTCCGTCACCTGCCGGTGGTGGAAGAGGGAAGGGTGCTGGGCATCGTCTCGCGCTATGATTTCCGCACGGAGGAGCATGGGCGGATGGACGAGGAGACTGGATATTTCGAGGTGATCCGGTAG
- a CDS encoding quinone-dependent dihydroorotate dehydrogenase, translating to MSGPPAPVSTHGTGVSAPRHDTRPRLRPDPALRLLDAETAHGIALRGLAAGLAGQDSTPDAPSLAVRALGLDFRNPIGLAAGFDKDAVAVLPLLRLGFGFVEAGTVTPRPQAGNPRPRLFRLAEDQAVINRMGFNNGGLDAYLERLRALPRPLPGLLGANVGVNKEGADPERDYPALCRAVAPLADYVTINISSPNTPGLRDLQGEARLASILAAVAPPTLGKPVLVKLAPDLADDALGPIIEVCVTAGVAGLIISNTTIARPETLRGAAKGEAGGLSGAPLFQRSTEVLRAVRRIAGERLVLVGAGGVASGEQAYAKIRAGATLVQLYTGFAYGGPALVGRIKRELAGLLARDGFARVADAVGVDA from the coding sequence ATGTCCGGCCCGCCTGCCCCTGTGTCAACGCACGGAACTGGGGTATCTGCCCCGCGACATGACACCCGCCCTCGCCTCCGCCCTGACCCCGCGCTCCGGCTGCTCGATGCCGAGACCGCCCATGGCATTGCCCTGCGCGGGCTGGCGGCGGGGCTGGCGGGCCAGGATTCCACGCCCGATGCGCCGTCGCTGGCGGTGCGGGCGCTGGGCCTTGATTTCCGCAACCCGATCGGGCTCGCGGCCGGCTTCGACAAGGATGCGGTGGCGGTGCTGCCGCTGCTGCGCCTGGGTTTCGGCTTCGTGGAGGCCGGCACCGTCACCCCGCGCCCCCAGGCGGGCAACCCGCGCCCGCGCCTGTTCCGCCTGGCGGAAGACCAGGCCGTCATCAACCGCATGGGCTTCAACAATGGCGGGCTGGACGCCTATCTGGAGCGCCTGCGCGCCCTGCCGCGCCCGCTGCCCGGCCTGCTCGGCGCCAATGTGGGCGTGAACAAGGAGGGCGCGGACCCGGAGCGCGACTACCCCGCCCTCTGCCGCGCCGTGGCGCCGCTGGCGGACTATGTCACCATCAACATCTCCTCGCCCAACACGCCCGGCCTGCGGGATCTGCAGGGGGAGGCGCGGCTCGCTTCCATCCTCGCCGCCGTGGCGCCGCCGACGCTGGGCAAGCCCGTGCTGGTGAAGCTGGCGCCGGATCTTGCCGATGACGCGCTGGGGCCGATCATCGAGGTCTGCGTGACGGCGGGTGTCGCGGGGCTCATCATCTCCAACACCACCATCGCGCGGCCGGAGACGCTGCGGGGCGCGGCGAAGGGCGAGGCGGGCGGGCTGTCCGGCGCGCCGCTGTTCCAGCGCTCCACGGAGGTGCTGCGCGCCGTGCGCCGCATCGCGGGCGAGCGGCTCGTGCTGGTCGGCGCGGGCGGGGTGGCCAGCGGCGAACAGGCCTATGCGAAGATCCGCGCGGGGGCGACCCTGGTGCAGCTCTACACCGGCTTCGCCTATGGGGGCCCTGCCCTGGTGGGACGGATCAAGCGGGAATTGGCGGGGCTGCTGGCGCGCGACGGTTTCGCGCGCGTGGCCGATGCCGTGGGAGTGGATGCGTGA
- a CDS encoding DMT family transporter, whose translation MLMTGIAMFGVLDANSKILSAEYSAAQAIFLRHVTLLVLLLGLRAMWREAGGSLTTRHPMLHGLRAVAMLFSGLLFFLAFRHLPLALGYLVFFTAPFLTLVMAALFLREEVPRAAWIWSGVGFGGVIIALVPQIGGGASLLGLGYALLGTICYATNITINRGLRAEAGLARLIFWPSLLGLLAMAPFAYSTWVPPDVEGWARLTVNGVIAGSATLLLALAFRHASPARLAPFEFIALPWSVVLDYVVFGNTPGLAVILGGAVVVLACLMSERAVIAAARRPSRQGTSSGKA comes from the coding sequence ATGCTCATGACCGGGATCGCGATGTTCGGCGTGCTCGACGCCAACAGCAAGATCCTGTCGGCGGAGTACAGCGCGGCCCAGGCCATCTTCCTGCGCCATGTCACCCTGCTGGTGCTGCTGCTGGGGCTGCGCGCGATGTGGCGCGAGGCGGGCGGGTCGCTGACCACGCGCCACCCCATGCTGCACGGGCTGCGGGCGGTGGCCATGCTGTTCTCGGGCCTGCTGTTCTTCCTGGCCTTCCGGCATCTGCCCCTGGCGCTGGGGTATCTGGTCTTCTTCACCGCCCCCTTCCTGACGCTGGTCATGGCGGCGCTTTTCCTGCGCGAGGAGGTGCCGCGCGCCGCCTGGATCTGGTCCGGCGTGGGGTTCGGCGGCGTCATCATCGCGCTGGTGCCGCAGATCGGCGGCGGGGCAAGCCTGCTCGGGCTGGGCTACGCGCTGCTGGGCACGATCTGCTATGCCACCAACATCACCATCAACCGCGGGCTGCGCGCCGAGGCCGGCCTCGCGCGGCTGATCTTCTGGCCCTCGCTGCTCGGGCTGCTGGCCATGGCGCCCTTCGCCTATTCCACCTGGGTGCCGCCCGATGTCGAGGGCTGGGCGCGGCTGACGGTGAATGGCGTGATCGCGGGTTCGGCCACGCTGCTGCTGGCGCTGGCCTTCCGCCATGCCTCGCCGGCGCGGTTGGCGCCCTTCGAGTTCATCGCCCTGCCCTGGTCCGTGGTGCTGGACTATGTGGTGTTCGGCAACACGCCGGGGCTGGCGGTCATCCTGGGCGGGGCCGTGGTGGTGCTCGCCTGCCTGATGAGCGAACGCGCGGTGATCGCGGCCGCGCGAAGGCCATCACGTCAGGGCACATCTTCCGGGAAGGCGTGA
- a CDS encoding YqgE/AlgH family protein, with translation MAQQDPFDPLDSVGGDTLSGQLLIAMPSMRDSRFARSVICICAHSPEGAMGLILNRPIQKLSFDALLRQVGVEAVPPQRDIRLLNGGPVDEGRGFVLHTNEWREEGSLPVEGGFAITANVDILKAIAEGSGPRQCVLALGYAGWGPGQLDAEIAENAWLIAPPDEALLFDTELKTKWDRAMSKLRVDPSRIVGAAGHA, from the coding sequence ATGGCACAACAGGACCCCTTCGACCCCCTGGACTCCGTTGGCGGCGACACCCTCTCCGGGCAGCTGCTCATCGCGATGCCCTCCATGCGCGACAGCCGCTTCGCCCGCAGCGTGATCTGCATCTGCGCCCATTCGCCCGAGGGGGCCATGGGCCTCATCCTCAACCGGCCCATCCAGAAGCTCAGCTTCGACGCGCTGCTGCGCCAGGTGGGGGTGGAGGCGGTGCCGCCGCAGCGCGACATCCGCCTGCTGAATGGCGGCCCGGTGGATGAGGGGCGCGGCTTCGTGCTGCACACGAATGAATGGCGCGAGGAGGGCTCGCTGCCCGTCGAGGGCGGCTTCGCCATTACCGCGAATGTGGACATCCTGAAGGCGATTGCCGAGGGCAGCGGCCCGCGCCAATGCGTGCTGGCGCTGGGCTATGCCGGCTGGGGCCCTGGGCAGCTCGACGCCGAGATCGCGGAAAATGCCTGGCTCATCGCGCCCCCGGACGAGGCGCTGCTGTTCGACACCGAGCTCAAGACCAAGTGGGACCGCGCCATGTCCAAGCTGCGCGTGGATCCCAGCCGCATCGTGGGCGCGGCGGGGCACGCCTGA
- a CDS encoding quinone oxidoreductase family protein, whose amino-acid sequence MNHSIRIHEHGGPEQLVWEEVPLPAPKPGEALVRHKAVGLNFIDVYFRTGLYKLPSLPATIGMEGAGVVEAIGEGVTEVAVGDRVAYASGPVGAYAEARTIKADRLVKMPDAIGFEDAAAMMLQGMTAQYLLRTTYRVKAGETILVHAAAGGVGLIMCQWAKHLGATVIGTVSTEAKAELARAHGADHVVLTSEDLPSAVKKITGGAMVPVVYDSVGRDTFMPSLDCLAPLGFMVSYGNASGPVPPFDIGVLAAKGSLYLTRPTLASYTAKREDLVAVANDLFDVVAKGAVKMNVNQRYPLKDAAQAHRDLEARKTTGSTVLLP is encoded by the coding sequence GTGAACCACAGCATCCGCATCCATGAGCATGGCGGCCCCGAGCAACTGGTGTGGGAGGAAGTGCCGCTCCCCGCGCCCAAGCCCGGCGAGGCGCTGGTCCGCCACAAGGCCGTGGGCCTGAACTTCATTGACGTTTATTTCCGCACCGGCCTCTACAAGCTGCCCAGCCTGCCGGCCACCATCGGCATGGAGGGCGCGGGCGTCGTCGAGGCCATCGGCGAGGGTGTGACCGAAGTCGCCGTCGGCGACCGCGTGGCCTATGCCTCCGGCCCCGTCGGCGCCTATGCCGAGGCCCGCACCATCAAGGCCGACCGCCTGGTGAAGATGCCGGACGCCATCGGCTTCGAGGACGCGGCGGCCATGATGCTCCAGGGCATGACGGCGCAATACCTGCTGCGCACCACCTACCGCGTGAAGGCCGGCGAGACGATCCTGGTGCACGCGGCGGCCGGTGGCGTGGGCCTCATCATGTGCCAATGGGCGAAGCACCTGGGCGCCACCGTCATCGGCACCGTCAGCACGGAGGCGAAGGCTGAGCTCGCCCGCGCGCATGGCGCCGACCACGTCGTGCTGACGAGCGAGGACCTTCCCTCCGCGGTGAAGAAGATCACCGGCGGCGCGATGGTGCCCGTGGTCTATGACAGCGTGGGCCGCGACACCTTCATGCCCTCGCTCGACTGCCTGGCGCCGCTGGGCTTCATGGTCAGCTACGGCAATGCCTCGGGCCCCGTGCCGCCGTTTGATATCGGCGTGCTGGCCGCCAAGGGCTCGCTCTACCTCACGCGCCCCACGCTCGCCTCCTACACCGCCAAGCGCGAGGATCTGGTGGCGGTGGCGAACGACCTGTTCGACGTCGTCGCCAAGGGCGCGGTGAAGATGAATGTGAACCAGCGCTACCCTCTGAAGGACGCCGCGCAGGCGCACAGGGACCTGGAGGCGCGCAAGACCACGGGCAGCACCGTCCTGCTGCCCTGA
- a CDS encoding cell wall hydrolase yields the protein MSAAPAAMTATEAAEALLARILYAEAGGRPARAIEALAALALTRARLALACPEAAARYAGGEHPSSTARALLAVLRAPFQFPTRHPRHPDHARFLAQPEADPALAVCRRIARRAMAGTLPDATGGAVLWHAEERLPRWAMGRVPRLATGGLCFYLEAD from the coding sequence ATGAGCGCCGCCCCCGCCGCCATGACCGCGACCGAGGCCGCCGAGGCGCTGCTGGCCCGCATCCTCTACGCCGAGGCCGGCGGGCGTCCGGCGCGCGCCATCGAGGCGCTGGCCGCCCTGGCGCTGACCCGCGCACGGCTTGCCCTGGCCTGCCCGGAGGCCGCCGCGCGCTATGCGGGGGGTGAGCACCCCTCCAGCACCGCCCGCGCCCTGCTGGCGGTGCTGCGCGCGCCCTTCCAGTTCCCCACGCGCCACCCGCGCCACCCGGACCATGCCCGCTTCCTGGCCCAGCCCGAGGCGGACCCGGCCCTGGCCGTCTGCCGCCGCATCGCCCGCCGCGCCATGGCCGGCACCCTGCCGGACGCGACGGGCGGCGCGGTGCTGTGGCATGCCGAGGAACGGCTTCCGCGCTGGGCCATGGGCCGCGTGCCGCGCCTGGCGACGGGCGGGCTGTGCTTCTACCTGGAAGCGGATTGA
- a CDS encoding AAA family ATPase — protein MLIVFSGLPGTGKTTISREVARRRQAMHLRIDVIEQAIRNAGVLAGEVGTAGYAVANALAEANLAAGLTVVADCVNPVRESREAWQAVAARTGVPLVQVLVVCSDAAEHRRRVEERVSDLPGLVPPDWAAVTRRRFEAWDGPHLRLETAWLSPGEAVARVEAHLDAMRG, from the coding sequence ATGCTCATTGTCTTCAGCGGCCTGCCGGGAACGGGCAAGACCACGATCTCGCGGGAGGTCGCGCGCCGCCGCCAGGCGATGCATCTGCGCATTGACGTGATCGAGCAGGCCATCCGCAACGCCGGAGTGCTGGCGGGCGAGGTCGGCACCGCGGGCTACGCTGTTGCCAATGCCCTGGCCGAGGCCAACCTCGCCGCCGGCCTCACAGTGGTGGCGGATTGCGTGAACCCGGTTCGGGAAAGCCGAGAAGCTTGGCAGGCGGTGGCCGCACGAACGGGCGTTCCGCTGGTGCAGGTGCTGGTGGTCTGTTCCGACGCGGCGGAACACCGCCGCAGGGTCGAGGAACGGGTGTCGGACCTGCCGGGCCTCGTCCCGCCGGATTGGGCCGCGGTGACGCGGCGCCGGTTCGAGGCTTGGGACGGGCCGCATCTTCGCCTCGAGACGGCCTGGCTCAGCCCTGGAGAGGCTGTCGCGCGTGTTGAAGCCCATCTTGACGCCATGCGGGGGTGA